The proteins below are encoded in one region of Clostridium pasteurianum DSM 525 = ATCC 6013:
- a CDS encoding YraN family protein, protein MGRYNKEIGNYGENEAVQYLQDLNYEIIERNFKCKMGEIDIIAKYKETLCFIEVKTRYATNYGFPAEAVDRRKQFKIYKISELYIIKNKISDLNFRFDVIEVLLNSKNNRFSLRLIENAFQI, encoded by the coding sequence ATGGGTAGATATAATAAAGAAATAGGAAATTATGGCGAAAATGAAGCAGTACAGTATCTGCAAGACTTGAACTATGAAATAATAGAAAGAAATTTTAAATGTAAAATGGGTGAAATAGATATAATTGCTAAATACAAAGAAACATTATGTTTTATAGAAGTAAAAACTAGATATGCAACAAATTATGGATTTCCAGCAGAAGCTGTTGATAGGAGAAAGCAATTTAAAATATATAAAATTTCTGAATTGTATATCATAAAAAATAAGATTTCAGATTTAAATTTTAGATTTGATGTTATAGAAGTTTTATTGAACAGTAAAAATAATAGATTTTCATTAAGATTAATAGAAAATGCTTTTCAAATATAA
- the topA gene encoding type I DNA topoisomerase: MGQNLVIVESPAKAKTIGKYLGSKFTVEASMGHVRDLPKSTLGVDVENDYNPRYITIRGKGELLDKLRRKAKKSDKIYLATDPDREGEAISWHLAKVLKIEEDKKCRIVFNEITKNAIKSAIKKPRIVDSNLVNAQQARRVLDRLVGYKISPILWRKVKWGLSAGRVQSVALKMICDRQKAIDEFKPEEYWSIECLLSKSARNKPFLVKLHSANNKKISIGNKEETDNIIKELEKNDFLVKDIKKSTKNKNPLAPFTTSTLQQDAYKRLNFSTKKTMSIAQILYEGVEIKGHGTIGLITYMRTDSVRISEESQNNAKEYIKSNFGEEFIPKAPRNFKGKKNIQDAHEAIRPTYIDVTPEEARSSLKDDQFKLYNLIWNRFMASQMASCVMNTITLIIENGIYSFRATGSSIKFPGFMKVYNYTSDEENDDIKIPDLNKEDILYKKEIKGNQHFTQPPAKFSEASLVKTLEENGIGRPSTYAPIISTLLDRKYIERDKKTLNPTELGNIVNNIVSEYFKEIIDIEFTAEMEHKLDNIEEGKENWNKVVDEFYKPLEVSIDIAEKEVSKITIEDEVTDIKCDKCGKFMVIKHGRFGDFLACPGYPECKNTKPIVQELDVACPKCSGKILVRKSRKGRKFFGCSNYPECDFVSWFEPTNEKCEKCGSYMVKKYNKTKGDYLECSNQECKNKKFNKTS, from the coding sequence ATGGGACAAAATTTAGTTATTGTAGAATCACCGGCTAAAGCTAAAACTATAGGTAAATATTTAGGAAGTAAATTTACTGTGGAAGCTTCAATGGGTCACGTTAGAGATTTACCTAAAAGCACTTTAGGGGTTGATGTAGAGAATGATTATAATCCTAGATATATAACAATAAGAGGAAAAGGTGAACTTTTAGATAAACTTAGAAGGAAGGCAAAAAAGAGTGATAAAATATATCTTGCTACCGACCCTGATAGAGAAGGAGAAGCTATATCATGGCATTTAGCAAAAGTTTTAAAAATTGAAGAAGATAAGAAATGTAGAATAGTATTTAATGAGATAACTAAAAATGCTATAAAATCTGCAATAAAAAAACCAAGAATAGTAGACTCAAATCTTGTAAATGCACAGCAGGCACGTAGAGTTTTAGATAGATTGGTAGGCTATAAAATTAGTCCTATACTATGGAGAAAAGTAAAGTGGGGATTAAGTGCTGGTAGAGTTCAATCTGTAGCTCTAAAGATGATATGTGACCGTCAAAAAGCTATAGATGAATTTAAACCTGAAGAATATTGGTCTATAGAATGTCTATTAAGTAAGAGCGCTAGAAATAAACCTTTTTTAGTGAAACTTCATTCTGCTAATAATAAAAAGATTTCCATAGGCAATAAAGAAGAGACGGATAATATTATTAAAGAATTAGAAAAAAATGATTTTTTAGTAAAAGATATAAAAAAATCCACTAAAAACAAAAATCCTTTGGCTCCATTTACTACCAGTACATTGCAACAGGATGCATATAAAAGATTGAATTTTTCTACTAAAAAAACTATGTCTATAGCTCAAATATTGTATGAAGGAGTTGAAATAAAAGGTCATGGAACTATAGGATTAATAACTTATATGAGAACAGATTCCGTAAGAATATCAGAAGAATCCCAAAATAATGCTAAGGAGTATATAAAGTCTAATTTTGGAGAAGAATTTATTCCAAAAGCTCCAAGAAATTTTAAAGGCAAAAAAAATATACAAGATGCTCATGAAGCAATTAGACCTACCTATATAGATGTTACACCAGAAGAAGCTAGATCAAGTCTTAAGGATGATCAATTTAAATTATATAACTTGATTTGGAATAGATTTATGGCAAGTCAGATGGCATCCTGTGTTATGAATACTATTACTCTAATTATAGAAAATGGAATCTATTCTTTTAGAGCAACTGGATCTAGTATTAAATTTCCTGGATTTATGAAGGTATATAATTATACTTCTGATGAGGAAAATGATGATATTAAAATTCCTGATTTAAACAAAGAGGATATATTATATAAAAAAGAGATCAAAGGGAACCAGCATTTTACTCAGCCTCCAGCAAAATTTTCTGAAGCATCCTTAGTAAAGACCCTTGAAGAAAATGGTATTGGAAGACCAAGTACTTACGCACCTATTATATCCACATTACTTGACAGAAAATATATTGAAAGAGATAAAAAAACATTAAATCCTACGGAACTTGGTAATATAGTAAATAATATTGTTAGTGAATACTTTAAAGAAATTATTGATATAGAGTTTACTGCTGAAATGGAACATAAGCTAGATAATATAGAAGAAGGTAAAGAAAACTGGAATAAGGTAGTAGACGAATTTTATAAACCTTTGGAAGTTTCAATAGATATAGCAGAAAAAGAAGTATCTAAAATTACCATTGAGGATGAAGTAACTGACATTAAATGTGATAAATGTGGGAAATTTATGGTTATTAAGCATGGACGGTTTGGAGATTTTCTAGCATGCCCAGGATATCCTGAATGTAAAAATACAAAACCAATAGTTCAGGAGTTAGATGTAGCCTGTCCAAAATGTAGTGGGAAAATATTGGTAAGAAAGAGCAGGAAAGGTAGAAAATTTTTTGGATGCAGCAATTATCCTGAATGTGACTTTGTAAGTTGGTTTGAGCCAACTAACGAAAAATGCGAAAAATGCGGCTCCTACATGGTGAAAAAGTACAATAAGACAAAAGGAGACTATTTAGAGTGTTCAAATCAAGAATGCAAAAATAAAAAATTTAATAAAACATCTTAA
- the dprA gene encoding DNA-processing protein DprA, translating to MNDYDLWFILLNINNKRKINLIKRFKSTREIWYYTVNECNDKQDKFNKKIKWEKDKIEFVKNLIFKNKINIITFMENDYPDILKNYDDSPFALFYKGNLKKLNESINISIVGSRACSPYGVNVTKIILKELKGHNINIISGLAKGIDYYAHLYAVENDMFTCGVLGCGIDVVYPKSNKKLYESILEKDGCIISQFMPGTQPLSYNFPLRNRIISGLSKITIVVEANLKSGSLITASAALDQGKEIIAVPGSIFSKNSLGTNKLIKDGAFPLTSIDDIFDLLSINHYDSKISGDERNMNNLEKKIYNVISDVPIHMDDIIKLTNIDISQIYELLFEMQIKDEIMCLSGNYYVKLNNNI from the coding sequence ATGAATGATTATGATTTATGGTTTATTTTACTTAATATAAATAATAAAAGAAAAATAAATTTAATAAAAAGATTTAAAAGTACTAGAGAAATATGGTATTATACTGTAAATGAATGTAACGATAAACAGGATAAATTTAATAAAAAGATAAAATGGGAAAAAGATAAGATTGAATTTGTTAAGAATTTAATTTTTAAAAATAAAATAAACATCATTACCTTTATGGAAAATGATTATCCTGATATATTAAAAAATTATGATGATTCTCCCTTTGCACTTTTTTATAAAGGAAATTTAAAAAAGTTAAATGAATCCATAAATATTTCTATAGTTGGATCTAGGGCATGCTCACCTTATGGAGTTAATGTAACTAAGATAATATTAAAAGAACTTAAAGGACATAATATAAATATAATTAGCGGCTTAGCCAAGGGAATAGATTATTATGCTCATTTATATGCTGTTGAAAATGATATGTTTACTTGTGGAGTACTTGGATGCGGCATTGACGTTGTGTATCCAAAATCAAATAAAAAGCTATATGAATCTATATTAGAAAAAGATGGCTGTATAATTTCTCAGTTTATGCCAGGCACACAGCCTCTAAGTTATAATTTTCCACTGAGAAACCGTATTATTAGTGGACTAAGTAAAATTACAATAGTAGTAGAAGCAAATTTAAAAAGTGGATCTCTAATTACTGCTAGTGCTGCTTTAGATCAAGGTAAAGAGATTATAGCAGTTCCAGGTTCAATATTTTCTAAAAATAGTTTAGGCACTAATAAATTAATTAAAGATGGAGCATTTCCACTGACTTCTATAGATGATATATTTGATTTATTATCTATAAATCATTATGATAGTAAAATCAGCGGCGATGAAAGAAATATGAATAATTTAGAAAAAAAAATTTATAATGTAATTAGTGATGTACCCATACATATGGACGATATTATAAAGTTAACTAATATTGACATATCGCAAATTTATGAGTTATTATTTGAAATGCAAATAAAAGATGAAATTATGTGTTTAAGTGGTAATTATTATGTTAAATTAAATAATAATATTTAG
- a CDS encoding YifB family Mg chelatase-like AAA ATPase: MALQINAATFTGINGIIINVEVDISKGLPSFNIVGLADTSVKESKERVRSAIINSGFKFPVNRITINLAPADLKKEGALFDLPIAIGILAITNQISIDSIDKYIIAGELSLNGSLKKIKGALSIALKSVEEGINNVIIPTENAKECSMVKNCSIFPFDNLSQVVNYFQYKDSMPFKYEEIAEVHKSLLDFKDIIGQESSKRAIEVAASGGHNMILFGPPGSGKTMLAKRIPSILPPLNYDEALEVTQIYSVCGKLENNTLIFKRPFRNPHHTSSQIALVGGGAKLIPGEISLAHNGVLFLDEILEFKKSTLEVLRQPLEDRVIKLSKATGNVTYPCNFMLIGSLNPCLCGNYGSNKECVCTEYERKRYLGKLSNPLLDRIDLFSFVNTLNYEELSMKKKSESSIDIAKRVLQAREIQLDRFKNDAIHCNAQMEERHIKKFCELTNESNRIIKNIFNKFQLSTRAYSRILKVSRTIADMHGNNKINPVDIIEATQYRKFVDEKIV, encoded by the coding sequence ATGGCATTACAAATTAATGCAGCTACATTTACTGGTATTAATGGTATTATAATTAATGTTGAAGTGGATATATCAAAGGGATTACCTTCTTTTAATATAGTTGGTCTTGCAGATACATCTGTTAAAGAATCTAAAGAAAGAGTACGATCTGCTATAATAAATTCTGGATTTAAATTTCCAGTAAATAGAATAACTATAAATCTTGCTCCAGCAGATTTAAAAAAAGAGGGAGCTTTATTTGATTTACCCATAGCAATTGGAATTTTAGCAATAACCAATCAAATAAGTATAGATTCTATAGATAAATATATCATAGCAGGTGAGCTATCTCTTAATGGCTCCTTAAAGAAAATTAAGGGGGCACTATCTATTGCATTAAAAAGTGTAGAAGAGGGAATTAATAATGTTATTATTCCCACAGAAAATGCAAAGGAATGTTCCATGGTTAAAAATTGCTCAATTTTTCCTTTCGATAATTTGTCTCAAGTGGTAAATTACTTTCAATATAAAGATTCTATGCCTTTTAAATATGAAGAAATAGCTGAAGTTCATAAATCCCTATTGGATTTTAAAGATATTATAGGTCAAGAAAGTTCTAAACGTGCCATAGAAGTAGCAGCTTCTGGAGGACATAATATGATACTTTTTGGTCCTCCAGGCTCAGGAAAAACTATGTTAGCTAAGAGAATTCCTAGTATTCTGCCTCCGCTAAATTATGATGAAGCCTTAGAAGTAACTCAAATATACAGCGTATGCGGAAAGCTTGAAAATAACACTTTAATATTTAAAAGACCTTTTAGAAATCCTCATCATACTAGCTCACAAATAGCCTTGGTTGGCGGTGGAGCAAAACTCATTCCTGGTGAAATTTCATTAGCACATAATGGAGTACTATTTTTAGATGAAATATTAGAATTTAAAAAATCCACTTTAGAAGTATTAAGACAGCCTCTAGAAGATAGAGTAATAAAACTCTCTAAAGCTACGGGAAATGTGACTTATCCCTGTAATTTTATGTTAATTGGATCTTTAAATCCATGCCTCTGTGGTAACTACGGTTCCAACAAAGAATGTGTGTGTACAGAATATGAAAGGAAAAGATATCTTGGTAAACTTTCAAATCCTCTTCTTGATCGTATAGATCTTTTTTCTTTTGTAAATACTTTAAATTATGAGGAATTAAGCATGAAAAAAAAATCAGAATCTTCTATAGATATAGCTAAAAGAGTATTACAGGCTAGAGAGATACAATTGGATAGATTTAAAAATGATGCAATTCATTGCAATGCACAAATGGAAGAAAGACATATAAAAAAATTTTGTGAACTTACTAATGAATCAAATAGGATTATTAAAAATATTTTTAATAAGTTTCAATTAAGTACTAGAGCCTATAGTAGAATATTAAAAGTTTCAAGAACTATTGCAGATATGCATGGAAATAATAAAATAAATCCTGTAGATATTATTGAAGCAACACAATATAGAAAATTTGTAGATGAAAAAATCGTATAG